Proteins encoded in a region of the Pseudomonas sp. GOM7 genome:
- a CDS encoding phasin family protein — protein sequence MSKVAVKKKTQAVVEDKPGLFDDVKGYARKIYLAGLGAYAKAGSEGAEYFKELVKAGESVETKGKKLVDDQVEAANSQIESVKQSVNSNVTSVKGKVEVQLDKIEKAFDTRVAAALNRIGIPSKQDVELLSAKLDELSALLEHVARTK from the coding sequence ATGTCGAAAGTTGCCGTGAAGAAAAAAACCCAAGCCGTGGTCGAAGACAAGCCGGGTCTGTTCGACGACGTGAAGGGCTATGCCCGCAAGATCTACCTCGCCGGCCTGGGGGCCTACGCCAAGGCGGGTAGTGAAGGCGCCGAGTACTTCAAGGAGCTGGTGAAGGCCGGCGAAAGCGTCGAGACCAAGGGCAAGAAACTGGTTGACGATCAGGTCGAAGCGGCCAACAGCCAGATCGAGTCGGTCAAGCAGTCGGTCAACAGTAACGTGACCAGCGTCAAGGGTAAGGTCGAAGTTCAGCTCGACAAGATCGAGAAGGCTTTCGATACTCGGGTGGCTGCTGCGCTCAATCGCATCGGCATTCCCTCCAAGCAGGATGTCGAGCTGCTCTCTGCTAAGTTGGACGAGCTGAGTGCGTTGCTCGAACACGTCGCGCGTACCAAGTAA
- a CDS encoding phasin family protein: MAVKKKTEKQTSSWIGEVEKYSRQIWLAGLGAYSKISKDGTKLFDTLVKDGEKAEKQAKTEVDKQVDAVKTSVGSRVDTARSKVDEVKGKAFGKWSELEEAFDKRLNNAISRLGVPSRNEVKALNDKVDSLTKQLEKLTGVSAKSVAKPAPKAAAKPAAKAAPKATAKAAPKAAAKPAAKAPAKTAAAKPAAKAPAKAAAAKPAAKPAAKAAAKPAAKPAAAAKPATAAAKPAAKPAAKKPAAKKPAAPKAVAPKPAAPAAAATPAAAPAPAASPATPATPS; encoded by the coding sequence ATGGCTGTTAAGAAGAAAACCGAAAAGCAGACCAGCTCCTGGATCGGCGAGGTCGAGAAATACTCGCGCCAGATCTGGTTGGCAGGCCTGGGCGCCTATTCCAAGATCAGCAAGGACGGCACCAAGCTGTTCGATACGCTGGTCAAGGACGGCGAGAAGGCCGAGAAACAGGCCAAGACCGAAGTCGATAAGCAGGTGGATGCGGTGAAAACCAGCGTCGGCTCCCGTGTCGACACTGCCAGATCCAAGGTCGACGAGGTCAAGGGCAAGGCCTTCGGCAAGTGGAGCGAGCTGGAAGAGGCGTTTGACAAGCGTCTGAACAATGCCATCTCGCGTTTGGGCGTGCCCAGCCGTAACGAAGTGAAGGCGCTCAATGACAAGGTTGACAGCCTGACCAAGCAACTGGAGAAGCTGACCGGCGTTTCCGCCAAGTCGGTGGCCAAGCCTGCGCCGAAAGCTGCCGCCAAACCGGCTGCCAAAGCGGCCCCGAAAGCTACTGCCAAGGCTGCTCCGAAGGCGGCAGCCAAGCCTGCGGCGAAGGCACCGGCCAAGACCGCCGCCGCCAAACCCGCGGCCAAGGCTCCGGCCAAAGCGGCTGCGGCCAAGCCTGCTGCGAAGCCGGCCGCCAAGGCCGCAGCGAAACCCGCTGCCAAGCCAGCCGCTGCCGCCAAGCCGGCGACCGCAGCAGCCAAGCCTGCGGCCAAACCGGCTGCGAAGAAGCCAGCAGCGAAAAAACCTGCCGCGCCCAAGGCTGTCGCGCCGAAGCCGGCAGCCCCGGCTGCTGCTGCCACCCCGGCAGCAGCACCGGCTCCGGCTGCTTCTCCGGCCACTCCAGCCACGCCGTCCTGA
- a CDS encoding TetR/AcrR family transcriptional regulator, with protein MKTRERILHTALQLFNEQGEPNVSTLEIANELEISPGNLYYHFHGKEPLVLELFERFQAEMAPLLDPPADARLDVEEYWLFLHLIVERLAQYRFLFQDLSNLAGRLPKLARGIRHWLNALKRTLAALLARLMAEGQLASDTRALGQLVEQITLTLLFSLDYQRILGQEGEVRLVVYQIMMLVAPHLMQPARGTVEQLAQRYLEA; from the coding sequence ATGAAAACCCGCGAGCGCATCCTGCACACCGCCCTGCAGTTGTTCAACGAGCAGGGCGAGCCCAATGTCTCCACGCTGGAAATCGCCAACGAACTGGAGATCAGCCCCGGTAACCTCTACTACCACTTCCATGGCAAGGAGCCGCTGGTGCTGGAGCTGTTCGAGCGCTTCCAAGCCGAGATGGCGCCGCTGCTCGACCCGCCGGCCGATGCCCGCCTGGATGTGGAGGAGTACTGGCTGTTCCTGCACCTGATCGTCGAGCGCCTGGCGCAGTACCGCTTTCTTTTCCAGGATCTGTCCAACCTGGCCGGGCGCCTGCCAAAACTGGCGCGCGGCATTCGTCACTGGTTGAACGCCCTCAAGCGCACCCTGGCGGCGCTGCTGGCGCGGTTGATGGCCGAAGGGCAATTAGCCAGCGACACCCGCGCCCTCGGGCAACTGGTGGAGCAGATCACCCTGACCCTGCTGTTCTCGCTGGATTACCAACGCATTCTCGGCCAGGAAGGTGAAGTGCGCCTGGTGGTCTACCAGATCATGATGCTGGTCGCCCCCCACCTCATGCAGCCTGCACGCGGCACCGTCGAGCAACTGGCACAGCGTTATCTGGAAGCCTGA
- the phaC gene encoding class II poly(R)-hydroxyalkanoic acid synthase, whose translation MRDKNNTGGLPAPASFINAQSAVVGIRGRDLLSTVRLLAGHSLRNPLHNARHLLAFGSQLGRVLLGDTLHKPNPHDARFADPTWHLNPFYKRGLQAYLAWQKQLNAWIEESDLPADDRARARFLAALLSDALSPSNSLLNPLALKELFNTGGSSLFSGLRHLVEDLLHNDGLPSQVSKHAFEVGRNLAATPGAVVFRNELLELIQYKPMSEKQYLRPLLIVPPQINKYYIFDLSSDKSFVQYALKNGLQTFMISWRNPDPRHREWGLSSYVQAVEEAIDACRAITGSKDVNLLGACAGGLTIAALQGHLQARRQLRKVSSATYMVSLMDSQIDSPAMLFADEETLESAKRRSYQNGVLDGRDMARVFAWMRPNDLIWNYWINNYLLGKQPPAFDILYWNNDSTRLPAALHGDLIDFFKHNPLTRAGALEVCGTPVDLSKVNLDSFSVAGINDHITPWDAVYRSTLLLGGNRRFILSNSGHIQSILNPPGNPKANYYENPKLSSDPRAWLHEAQHQQGSWWPQWLEWIQARSGEQRDTLLILGGAKHPPMEAAPGNYVHIR comes from the coding sequence ATGCGAGACAAAAACAATACTGGTGGTCTGCCCGCCCCCGCCAGTTTCATCAACGCCCAGAGTGCAGTGGTCGGCATCCGCGGCCGCGACCTGCTCTCCACCGTGCGCCTGCTGGCCGGCCACAGCCTGCGCAACCCGTTGCACAACGCCCGCCACCTACTGGCCTTCGGCAGTCAACTGGGTCGTGTTCTACTCGGCGATACCCTGCACAAGCCCAATCCGCACGATGCCCGTTTCGCCGACCCCACCTGGCACCTCAACCCCTTCTACAAGCGCGGCCTACAGGCCTACCTGGCCTGGCAGAAGCAGCTCAATGCCTGGATCGAGGAGAGCGACCTACCCGCCGATGACCGCGCCCGTGCGCGCTTTCTCGCCGCTCTGCTCAGCGACGCCCTGTCACCGTCCAATAGCCTGCTCAACCCGCTGGCACTCAAGGAGTTGTTCAACACTGGCGGTAGCAGCCTGTTCAGCGGCCTGCGCCACCTGGTCGAGGATCTGCTGCACAACGACGGCCTGCCCAGCCAGGTCAGCAAGCATGCCTTCGAGGTGGGCCGCAACCTGGCCGCCACGCCGGGCGCCGTGGTATTTCGCAACGAACTGCTGGAGCTGATCCAGTACAAGCCGATGAGCGAGAAGCAGTACCTGCGCCCGCTGCTGATCGTGCCGCCACAGATCAACAAGTACTACATATTCGACCTTTCCAGCGACAAGAGCTTCGTCCAGTACGCCCTGAAGAACGGCCTGCAAACCTTCATGATCAGTTGGCGCAACCCCGACCCGCGCCACCGCGAGTGGGGGCTGTCGAGTTACGTGCAGGCCGTCGAGGAGGCCATCGACGCCTGCCGCGCCATCACCGGCAGCAAGGACGTCAACCTGCTCGGCGCCTGTGCCGGCGGCCTGACCATCGCCGCCCTGCAAGGGCATCTGCAGGCACGCCGGCAACTGCGCAAGGTCAGCAGCGCCACCTACATGGTCAGCCTGATGGACAGCCAGATCGACAGCCCGGCCATGCTCTTCGCTGACGAGGAAACCCTGGAATCAGCCAAGCGCCGCTCCTACCAGAACGGCGTGCTAGACGGCCGCGACATGGCCCGCGTGTTCGCCTGGATGCGCCCCAACGACCTGATCTGGAACTACTGGATCAACAACTACCTGCTCGGCAAGCAGCCGCCGGCCTTCGACATCCTCTACTGGAACAACGACAGCACCCGCCTGCCGGCGGCCCTGCACGGCGACCTGATCGACTTCTTCAAGCACAACCCGCTGACCCGCGCCGGTGCCCTGGAGGTGTGCGGCACGCCGGTGGATCTGAGCAAGGTCAACCTCGACAGCTTCAGCGTGGCCGGCATCAACGATCACATCACGCCCTGGGACGCCGTGTACCGCTCCACCCTGCTACTGGGTGGCAATCGCCGCTTCATCCTCTCCAACAGCGGCCATATCCAGAGCATTCTCAACCCGCCGGGCAATCCCAAGGCCAATTACTACGAAAACCCCAAGCTCAGTTCGGATCCGCGTGCCTGGCTCCATGAGGCCCAGCACCAGCAAGGCAGTTGGTGGCCGCAGTGGCTGGAATGGATCCAGGCGCGCTCCGGCGAACAGCGCGATACCCTGCTGATACTGGGCGGCGCCAAGCACCCCCCCATGGAAGCGGCCCCTGGCAACTACGTGCATATCCGCTGA
- the phaZ gene encoding poly(3-hydroxyalkanoate) depolymerase, whose amino-acid sequence MPQPFVFRTIDLDGQTIRTAVRPGNGQLVPLLIFNGIGANLELVMPFVRALDPDMEVIAFDVPGVGGSSTPATPYRFPGLAKLAARMLDYLDYGQVNAIGVSWGGALAQQFAHDYPERCKKLILAATSAGAVMVPGKPKVLWRMASPRRYVQPSYGVRIAPDIYGGAFRRDPKLAMAHASKVRSGGKMGYYWQLFAGLGWTSIHWLHKIRQPTLVMAGDDDPLIPLINMRLLAWRIPNAELHIIDDGHLFLVTRAEAVAPIIMKFLEEERHRAVMHPQPTPIRH is encoded by the coding sequence ATGCCGCAACCATTCGTCTTCCGCACCATCGACCTCGATGGGCAGACCATCCGCACCGCGGTACGCCCCGGTAACGGGCAACTGGTGCCGCTGCTGATCTTCAACGGCATCGGCGCCAACCTGGAGCTGGTCATGCCCTTCGTCCGGGCACTCGACCCGGACATGGAAGTGATTGCCTTCGATGTGCCCGGTGTCGGTGGCTCCTCTACGCCGGCCACACCCTATCGCTTCCCGGGGCTGGCCAAGCTGGCGGCGCGCATGCTCGATTACCTCGACTATGGCCAGGTCAACGCCATCGGCGTGTCCTGGGGCGGAGCCCTGGCACAGCAGTTCGCTCACGACTACCCGGAGCGTTGCAAGAAGCTGATCCTCGCGGCCACTTCGGCCGGCGCGGTGATGGTGCCGGGCAAACCCAAGGTGCTCTGGCGCATGGCCAGTCCACGGCGCTACGTACAGCCCTCTTACGGTGTGCGCATCGCCCCGGACATCTACGGCGGTGCCTTCCGTCGTGACCCCAAGCTGGCCATGGCGCATGCCAGCAAGGTGCGCTCGGGCGGCAAGATGGGCTACTACTGGCAACTGTTCGCCGGCCTCGGCTGGACCAGCATCCACTGGCTGCACAAGATTCGCCAACCCACCCTGGTGATGGCCGGCGACGACGACCCCTTGATCCCGCTGATCAACATGCGCCTGCTGGCCTGGCGCATCCCCAACGCCGAGCTGCACATCATTGACGACGGCCACCTGTTCCTGGTGACGCGCGCCGAAGCCGTGGCACCGATCATCATGAAATTCCTCGAGGAGGAACGGCATCGCGCGGTGATGCACCCGCAGCCAACGCCCATCCGCCATTGA
- the phaC gene encoding class II poly(R)-hydroxyalkanoic acid synthase, which yields MSDKNNEDLKRQASENTLGLNPVIGIRGKDLLTSARMVLAQALKQPFHSVKHVAHFGLELKNVLLGQSELTPEEGDRRFSDPAWSQNPLYRRYLQTYLAWRKELHDWIEHSSLSEQDASRGHFVINLMTEAMAPSNSMANPAAVKRFFETGGKSLLDGLSHLAKDLVHNGGMPSQVNMAAFEVGKNLATTDGAVVFRNDVLELIQYQPITESVHERPLLVVPPQINKFYVFDLSPEKSLARFLLRSQVQTFIVSWRNPTKAQREWGLSTYIEALKEVIDVVCAITGSKDVNMLGACSGGLTTASLLGHYAALGEQKVNALTLLVSVLDTQLDTQVALFADEKTLEVAKRRSYQSGVLEGSDMAKVFAWMRPNDLIWNYWVNNYLLGNEPPVFDILYWNNDTTRLPAALHGEFIEMFQTNPLTRSGALEVCGTPIDLKQVTCDFFCVAGTSDHITPWKSCYKSALLFGGKCEFVLSNSGHIQSILNPPGNPKARYLTNSEMPYDPAAWQENATKNADSWWLHWQKWLAERSGKIKGSPTSLGNKKYPAGEASPGTYVHER from the coding sequence ATGAGTGACAAGAACAACGAAGACCTGAAGCGCCAGGCTTCGGAAAACACACTGGGACTCAACCCGGTGATCGGTATTCGCGGTAAGGATCTTCTGACCTCTGCCCGCATGGTACTCGCCCAAGCACTCAAACAACCCTTCCATAGCGTCAAGCATGTCGCCCATTTCGGCCTCGAACTGAAGAACGTGCTGCTCGGCCAGTCCGAACTCACACCCGAGGAAGGCGACCGCCGTTTCAGTGATCCGGCCTGGAGCCAGAACCCCCTGTACCGTCGCTACCTGCAGACCTACCTGGCCTGGCGCAAGGAGCTGCACGACTGGATCGAGCACAGTTCGCTGTCGGAGCAGGACGCCAGCCGCGGCCACTTCGTCATCAACCTGATGACCGAAGCCATGGCGCCCTCCAACAGCATGGCCAACCCGGCGGCGGTCAAGCGCTTCTTCGAGACCGGCGGCAAGAGCCTGCTCGACGGCCTCTCGCACCTGGCCAAGGATCTGGTGCACAACGGCGGCATGCCCAGCCAGGTGAACATGGCGGCCTTCGAGGTCGGCAAGAACCTGGCCACCACCGACGGTGCAGTGGTGTTTCGCAACGACGTGCTGGAACTGATCCAGTACCAGCCAATCACCGAGAGCGTGCATGAACGTCCGTTGCTGGTGGTGCCACCGCAGATCAACAAGTTCTATGTCTTCGACCTGTCGCCGGAGAAGAGCCTGGCGCGCTTCCTCCTGCGCAGCCAGGTGCAGACCTTCATCGTCAGTTGGCGCAACCCGACCAAGGCGCAGCGCGAATGGGGCCTGTCCACCTACATCGAGGCCCTCAAGGAGGTCATCGACGTGGTCTGCGCCATCACCGGCAGCAAGGACGTCAACATGCTCGGTGCCTGCTCCGGTGGCCTGACCACCGCCTCCCTGCTCGGCCATTACGCCGCCCTCGGCGAGCAGAAGGTCAATGCTCTGACCCTGCTGGTCAGCGTGCTCGACACCCAACTCGACACTCAGGTCGCGCTGTTCGCCGACGAGAAGACCCTGGAAGTCGCCAAGCGCCGCTCCTATCAGAGCGGTGTGCTGGAAGGCAGCGACATGGCCAAGGTGTTCGCCTGGATGCGCCCCAACGACCTGATCTGGAACTACTGGGTCAACAACTACCTGCTCGGCAACGAACCGCCGGTGTTCGACATCCTCTATTGGAACAACGACACCACGCGCCTGCCCGCCGCCCTGCACGGCGAATTCATCGAGATGTTCCAGACCAACCCGTTGACCCGCAGCGGCGCCCTGGAGGTCTGCGGCACGCCCATCGACCTCAAGCAGGTCACCTGCGATTTCTTCTGCGTAGCCGGCACCAGCGACCACATCACGCCGTGGAAGTCCTGCTACAAGTCGGCACTGCTGTTCGGTGGCAAGTGCGAGTTTGTCCTGTCCAACAGCGGCCATATCCAGAGCATCCTCAACCCGCCCGGCAACCCCAAGGCGCGCTACCTGACCAACAGTGAAATGCCTTACGACCCGGCAGCCTGGCAGGAGAACGCGACCAAGAATGCCGACTCCTGGTGGCTGCATTGGCAGAAGTGGCTGGCCGAGCGCTCGGGCAAGATCAAGGGCAGCCCCACCAGCCTGGGCAACAAGAAATACCCGGCCGGCGAAGCCTCGCCGGGTACCTACGTGCACGAGCGCTGA
- a CDS encoding DUF971 domain-containing protein, translating into MPIPSAIKLHKASKTLELRYGEQSYSLSAEFLRVHSPSAEVQGHGKPILQTGKLKVGLERIEPAGNYALKLCFDDGHDSGLFTWDYLYELATRQDQLWADYLAQLAAAGQSRDPDESVVRLML; encoded by the coding sequence ATGCCCATCCCCAGCGCAATCAAACTGCACAAGGCATCGAAGACCCTGGAGCTGCGTTACGGCGAGCAGAGCTATTCGCTCAGCGCCGAGTTCCTCCGCGTGCACTCCCCCTCGGCCGAGGTGCAAGGGCATGGCAAGCCGATCCTGCAGACCGGCAAGCTCAAGGTCGGCCTCGAGCGTATCGAGCCGGCCGGCAACTATGCACTGAAACTGTGCTTCGACGATGGCCATGACAGCGGCCTGTTCACATGGGACTACCTCTACGAGCTGGCCACCCGCCAGGATCAGCTCTGGGCCGACTACCTGGCGCAACTGGCCGCCGCCGGCCAGTCGCGCGACCCTGACGAATCCGTCGTCCGCCTGATGCTCTGA